The Mycolicibacterium cosmeticum DNA window CACCAGCACGAGCGCGGCATCGAGCCGGGCGAGTTCACCGAATTCCGGGCCGGGTTGGACCATGTGGGGTTCGGCTGCGCGTCGCGGGCGGAGTTGCAGACATGGGCCACCAAGCTCGACGAGCTCGGTATCGCCCATGGTGGCGTCGTCGACGCGCACTACGGCTCGGGCCTGAGTTTCCGGGACCCGGACGGTATCGCCTTGGAGTTCTTCGCGGCGCCGGAGTGATCAGCCGCGGGTCTGGTCGGCCGGCTGAGTCGTGGCGATGAACTCGTCGAT harbors:
- a CDS encoding VOC family protein, coding for MSFGALNHVAVTVSDIGVSGPWYRALIGFDPVLDEQTDAGFRHLVWALDGGTLFGIHQHERGIEPGEFTEFRAGLDHVGFGCASRAELQTWATKLDELGIAHGGVVDAHYGSGLSFRDPDGIALEFFAAPE